One window of the Zea mays cultivar B73 chromosome 3, Zm-B73-REFERENCE-NAM-5.0, whole genome shotgun sequence genome contains the following:
- the LOC100285309 gene encoding tat pathway signal sequence family protein: protein MMAVSLQLRPIPRLPPSRNRCAGTSPRMAALSCRYNQPTNVQGRTRLTSHITRRDALSFMSSGVLAAFVLVVASPAEARPSRLENKRKALEKLEKLREKALGPKEKSGATGNGKEMPPPANLLIPPAAVEAFL from the exons ATGATGGCCGTGTCTCTGCAGCTGCGCCCAATCCCTCGTCTCCCTCCGTCGAGAAATCGCTGCGCAGGCACAAGTCCGCGGATGGCCGCCTTGAGCTGCAGATACAACCAG CCTACCAATGTGCAAGGGCGAACAAGGCTCACAAGCCACATAACACGCAGAGATGCCCTGTCGTTCATGTCATCCGGCGTGCTGGCCGCATTCGTGCTCGTGGTGGCCAGTCCGGCAGAAGCTAGACCTTCGAGATTGGAGAACAAAAGGAAAGCCCTGGAGAAGCTTGAGAAGCTCCGGGAGAAGGCGTTAGGCCCGAAGGAGAAGAGCGGAGCCACCGGTAACGGTAAGGAGATGCCCCCTCCGGCGAACTTGCTAATCCCTCCTGCCGCCGTGGAGGCTTTCTTGTGA
- the LOC100280859 gene encoding OLE-5, producing MADRPPPGPRAAALLPNPVTRRGHAASSTDRQHSLLGRAVQTLHAHGSTQLLRFLALAVTLTALLVLASVTLTAALAALVLLSPLVLLTVPLWAPVAVLALLTGAASLVACCAGLAAVAAGTWAHRYFTGRYSVGAHRVQSADQYARGGTVADVASRVRGYYDAYAREYGGYPPRPHSRVKDAAPGA from the coding sequence ATGGCAGACCGGCCACCGCCGGGGCCACGCGCAGCAGCCCTGCTGCCCAACCCGGTCACCCGGCGCGGCCACGCGGCGTCGTCGACGGATCGCCAGCACTCGCTGCTCGGGCGCGCCGTCCAGACGCTCCACGCCCACGGCTCCACCCAGCTCCTGCGCTTCCTCGCGCTTGCCGTCACGCTGACCGCGCTCCTCGTCCTGGCCAGCGTGACGCTCACGGCCGCGCTCGCCGCGCTGGTCCTGCTCAGCCCGCTCGTGCTCCTCACCGTCCCGCTCTGGGCGCCCGTAGCGGTACTGGCGCTGCTGACGGGGGCCGCCTCGCTCGTCGCCTGCTGCGCCGGCCTGGCCGCGGTCGCCGCGGGCACGTGGGCGCACCGGTACTTCACGGGGCGCTACTCCGTCGGCGCGCACCGGGTGCAGTCCGCCGATCAGTACGCCCGCGGGGGCACGGTCGCGGACGTGGCCAGCCGAGTGAGGGGGTACTACGACGCCTACGCGCGAGAGTACGGCGGGTACCCGCCGCGCCCGCACTCTCGGGTCAAGGACGCCGCGCCCGGGGCGTAG
- the LOC100279043 gene encoding uncharacterized protein LOC100279043 codes for MAFVPVCVQCGTRSNPCRCKVVGPTLGFVAFVVAGVIEWPLGAAVYLFRHRKGRRIMAHPATVVYPRVTRAIPI; via the coding sequence ATGGCGTTCGTGCCGGTGTGCGTGCAGTGCGGGACGCGGAGCAACCCGTGCCGGTGCAAGGTGGTCGGGCCGACGCTGGGGTTCGTCGCGTTCGTGGTGGCCGGGGTCATCGAGTGGCCGCTGGGGGCCGCCGTGTACCTGTTCCGCCACCGCAAGGGACGACGCATCATGGCGCACCCGGCCACCGTCGTGTACCCGCGCGTTACCAGGGCCATCCCGATCTAA